A DNA window from Camelina sativa cultivar DH55 chromosome 13, Cs, whole genome shotgun sequence contains the following coding sequences:
- the LOC104736107 gene encoding dicer-like protein 4 isoform X2: protein MREPVDLSLTTTPSKILGKRDRREKNKLLEKNKNKKAKKQRGNCNFFAEEEATKPKQQIHPIPPLTTTTLAAAVTPLHPSSLTMPYCEIGDDFGSQSLDCDADASSDIHLSSSSSSSFSSFSSSSSSSLFSAPGACTDDLSAKMEKDPRKIARRYQVELCKKAVDENIIVYLGTGCGKTHIAVMLIYELGHLVLRPNKSVCIFLAPTVALVEQQAKVVSDSINFKVAVHCGGKRTVKSHSEWEKEISENEVLVMTPQILLHNLQHCFIRMESISLLIFDECHHAQQLSNHPYAEIMKVFYKSESLQQPRIFGMTASPVVGKGSFQSENLSKSINSLENLLNAKVYSVESNAQLDGFVSSPLVKVYYYRSAMTDVSQSTIRYETMLEDIKQRCLASLKLQTDTHQTQNLLNMKRLLKRTHDNLIYTLVNLGIWGAIQAAKIQLNSDHDVQEEPVGENQKLKICDTYLSLAAEVLSSGVAKDENASELLSLAALKEPLFSRKLVQLIEILSVFRLEPHMKCIIFVNRIVTARTLSCILNNLELLRSWKSDFLVGLSSGLKSMSRRSMETILKRFQSKELNLLVATKVGEEGLDIQTCCLVIRYDLPETVTSFIQSRGRARMPQSEYAFLVDSGNEKEMDLIEHFRVNEDRMNLEITSRTSEETCPRHDEELYKVHETGACISGGSSISLLYKYCSRLPHDEFFQPKPEFHFKPGDEFGGTICRIILPANAPISEVVSSVRPSTEAAKKDACLKAVYELHNLGVLNDFLLPDSKDEIEVELSDDEFDFDNVEGCSRGELYEMFVPGLFKQKWDPTTSCVNLHSYYIRFVPHPADRLYRKFGFFIKSPLPVEAETMDFNLHLAHQRSVSVMIVPSGVTTFDNNEIRLAEIFQEVALKVLFERQELIPEFVPLELQYSLRTSKSTFYLLLPISLHGAESVISVDWVTIRSCLASPIFKIPSVLVEDIVPPTGSHLKLANGCWNIDDVKNSLVFTTHNKQFYFVADICHGRNGFSPVKKSSTKSHMESTYDLYGVELKHPGQPLLQVKPLFHVRNLLHNRMQKNLEPQELAEYFIEIPPELSQLKIKGFSKDIGSSLSLLPSIMHRMENLLVAIELKHVLSASIPEIAEVSGHRVLEALTTEKCHEHFSLERLEVLGDAFLKFAVSRHLFLLHDWLDEGELTRRRSNVVNNSNLCRLAIKRNLQVYIRDQAFDPNQFFAFGHPCRVACDEGMIKEVHSLNRGPGLSDSDTGEIRCSKGHHWLYKKTIADVVEALVGAFLVDSGFKGAVKFLRWIGVNVDFESVQVRDACIASRRYMPLTTRNNLEALENQLEYTFLHKGLLVQAFIHPSYNRHGGGCYQRLEFLGDAVLDYLMTSYFFTVFPTLKPGQLTDLRSLSVNNKALANVAVNFSLKRFLFCESIYLHEAIDDYTNFLAASPLASGQPEGPRCPKVLGDLVESCLGALFIDCGFNLNHVWTMMLSCLDPVKNLSNLQISPVKELIEICQSYKWDREISATKKDGAFSVELKVTKKGSCLTASATGRNKRESTKKAAQLMITYLKAREHITAANPLEDVVKNSIRNEAKLIGYNEEPIDVMELDGLDVENLNLQENFGENSKISSSYLIRRGLPQAPSKTEDRLPQKTIKEAGGSSSKTAKSLLHETCVANCWKPPNFECCEEEGPGHLKSFTYKVIVEVEDAPNMTLECYGDARPTKKGAAEHAAQAAMWCLKHSGFLS, encoded by the exons ATGCGTGAACCTGTTGACTTGAGCTTGACGACCACTCCCTCGAAGATTTTGGGGAAGCGAgacagaagagagaaaaataagcttttagaaaaaaacaaaaacaaaaaagcgaAAAAGCAGCGTGGAAATTGTAATTTCTTCGCTGAGGAGGAGGCAACAAAGCCAAAACAGCAAATACACCCAATTCCTCCTCTCACCACCACCACTCTTGCTGCTGCTGTCACTCCTCTtcatccttcttctttgacCATGCCGTACTGTGAAATCGGCGACGATTTTGGCTCACAGTCACTCGACTGTGACGCCGATGCTTCTTCCGACATtcacctctcttcttcttcttcttcctctttctcttcgttttcttcttcttcttcttcgtctttgttCTCGGCGCCTGGTGCTTGTACGGATGACCTCTCGGCGAAGATGGAGAAAGACCCTAGGAAAATCGCCAggag GTATCAGGTGGAGCTGTGTAAGAAAGCAGTGGATGAGAACATTATTGTTTACTTGGGAACAGGTTGTGGGAAGACTCACATTGCGGTGATGCTTATATATGAGCTCGGTCACTTGGTTCTTCGTCCTAACAAAAgtgtttgtatttttcttgcTCCCACCGTGGCTTTGGTCGAACAG CAAGCCAAGGTCGTATCAGACTCTATCAACTTCAAAGTTGCAGTACATTGTGGAGGCAAGAGGACTGTGAAGAGCCATTCTGAATGGGAGAAAGAGATTTCAGAGAATGAG GTTCTTGTTATGACTCCACAAATACTTCTGCATAACTTACAGCACTGTTTCATCAGGATGGAGTCTATCTCCCTTCTAATATTTGATGAGTGTCACCATGCTCAACAACTAAGCAACCATCCTTATGCGGAAATCATGAAG GTTTTCTATAAATCAGAAAGTTTACAACAGCCTCGAATATTTGGAATGACTGCATCTCCAGTTGTTGGCAAAG GGTCTTTTCAATCTGAGAATTTATCGAAAAGCATAAATAGCCTTGAAAATTTACTCAATGCCAAG GTTTATTCAGTAGAAAGCAATGCCCAGCTGGATGGTTTTGTTTCATCTCCGTTAGTCAAAGTATATTATTATCGGTCAGCTATGACTGATGTATCTCAATCGACCATCAGATATGAAACCATGCTGGAGGACATCAAACAGCGG TGCTTGGCATCACTTAAGCTGCAGACTGATACCCATCAAACACAAAACCTCCTAAATATGAAAAGGCTTCTCAAAAGAACTCATGATAATCTCATATATACTCTGGTGAATCTTGGCATCTGGGGAGCAATACAG GCTGCTAAAATACAATTGAATAGTGACCATGATGTACAAGAAGAGCCTGTGGGAGAGAATCAGAAGTTAAAGATATGTGATACATATCTTTCTCTGGCTGCTGAGGTCCTCTCCTCTGGTGTTGCTAAAG ATGAAAATGCATCTGAACTCCTCAGCTTAGCGGCGTTGAAGGAACCATTATTCTCTAGAAAGCTAGTTCAATTGATTGAAATCCTTTCGGTATTCAG gctaGAGCCACACATGAAGTGTATAATATTTGTCAATCGGATTGTAACTGCAAGAACGTTGTCATGCATACTAAATAACTTGGAACTGCTACGATCTTGGAAGTCTGATTTCCTTGTTGGACTTAGTTCTGGCCTAAAGAGCATGTCAAGGAGGAGTATGGAAACAATACTTAAACGATTCCAATCTAAAGAG CTCAATTTACTGGTTGCCACTAAAGTTGGTGAAGAAGGCCTTGATATTCAGACATGTTGTCTTGTGATCCGTTATGATTTACCAGAGACTGTTACCAGCTTCATACAGTCCAGGGGCCGTGCTCGAATGCCTCAGTCCGAATATGCCTTTTTAGTGGACAG CGGAAACGAGAAAGAGATGGATCTAATTGAACATTTTAGAGTAAATGAAGATAGAATGAATCTGGAAATTACTTCCAGAACGTCAGAGGAAACTTGTCCTAGACATGATGAGGAGTTATACAAAGTTCATGAGACAGGAGCTTGTATCAGTGGTGGAAGTAGCATCTCCCTTCTCTATAAATATTGTTCTAGGCTTCCACATGATGA GTTTTTTCAGCCAAAGCCAGAGTTTCATTTCAAACCTGGTGACGAATTTGGTGGAACTATCTGTCGCATAATTTTACCTGCTAATGCTCCTATAAGTGAAGTTGTCAGTTCGGTACGACCTTCAACTGAAGCTGCCAAAAAGGATGCTTGTCTAAAGGCTGTGTACGAGTTGCACAACTTGGGTGTGCTTAACGATTTTCTATTGCCAGATTCAAAGGATGAAATTGAGGTTGAATTGTCAgatgatgaatttgattttgataacGTCGAAG GCTGTTCACGAGGTGAACTGTATGAGATGTTTGTTCCTGGCTTGTTTAAACAAAAGTGGGATCCTACAACAAGTTGTGTCAATCTTCATTCTTACTACATAAGGTTTGTGCCTCATCCCGCGGATAGGCTCTACAGaaagtttggttttttcatTAAGTCACCTCTTCCCGTTGAGGCTGAGACTATGGATTTCAATCTTCACCTTGCTCATCAAAGATCTGTAAGTGTGATGATTGTTCCATCAGGAGTCACCACATTCGACAACAATGAG ATAAGGCTAGCAGAGATTTTTCAGGAGGTTGCCCTGAAGGTTCTTTTTGAGCGGCAGGAGCTCATTCCGGAATTTGTTCCCTTAGAACTGCAATACTCTCTTAGAACAAGCAAATCTACCTTCTACCTTCTTCTTCCAATCAGTCTGCATGGTGCAGAAAGTGTTATATCTGTAGATTGGGTGACTATCAGAAGCTGCTTGGCATCACCAATCTTTAAGATTCCATCTGTTTTAGTGGAAGATATAGTTCCTCCTACAGGCTCTCATCTAAAGCTCGCAAATGGCTGCTGGAATATTGATGATGTGAAGAACAGCTTGGTTTTTACTACCCACAATAAACAATTTTACTTTGTTGCTGATATCTGCCATGGAAGAAATGGTTTTAGTCCTGTTAAGAAATCAAGCACCAAAAGCCATATGGAGAGCACATATGATTT GTATGGCGTGGAACTCAAGCATCCTGGACAGCCACTCTTGCAGGTGAAACCACTTTTTCATGTTCGGAACTTGCTTCACAACCGAATGCAGAAGAATTTGG AACCACAAGAACTTGCGGAATACTTCATAGAGATTCCTCCCGAGCTTTCTCAGTTAAAGATAAAAGGATTTTCTAAAGACATCGGAAGCTCGTTATCCTTGCTACCGTCAATCATGCATCGTATGGAAAATTTACTTGTGGCTATCGAACTGAAACATGTGCTGTCTGCTTCGATCCCTGAGATAGCTGAAGTTTCTGGTCACAGA GTACTCGAAGCTCTCACAACAGAGAAATGTCATGAGCACTTTTCTCTTGAAAGGCTTGAGGTGCTTGGTGATGCATTCCTCAAGTTTGCGGTTAGCCGACACCTTTTTCTACTCCATGATTGGCTTGATGAAGGAGAGTTGACTCGAAGACGCTCTAACGTTGTTAACAATTCCAATTTGTGTAGGCTTGCAATCAAGAGAAATTTGCAG GTCTACATCCGGGATCAAGCATTCGATCCTAATCAGTTCTTTGCATTTGGCCATCCATGCAGAGTAGCCTGTGACGAAGGAATGATAAAAGAGGTTCATTCCTTGAATAGGGGTCCTGGGCTTTCGGATTCAGATACTGGTGAAATCAGATGTAGCAAAGGCCATCATTGGTTGTACAAGAAAACAATTGCTGATGTGGTTGAGGCTCTTGTGGGAGCTTTCTTAGTTGACAGTGGCTTCAAAGGTGCCGTGAAATTTCTTAGGTGGATTGGTGTAAATGTTGATTTTGAATCCGTGCAAGTACGAGATGCTTGTATTGCAAGCAGGCGCTACATGCCACTCACTACTCGCAATAATTTGGAGGCCCTTGAAAACCAGCTTGAATATACGTTCCTCCACAAAGGTCTACTTGTACAAGCCTTTATCCATCCATCTTACAACAGGCATGGAGGAGGCTGCTACCag AGATTGGAGTTTCTTGGGGATGCTGTTCTGGACTACTTGATGACATCCTATTTTTTCACAGTCTTCCCGACACTGAAACCTGGTCAACTGACAGATCTAAGATCGCTCTCAGTAAATAATAAGGCGCTGGCAAATGTTGCTGTCAATTTTTCGCTAAAGAGATTTCTATTTTGCGAGTCCATTTATCTCCATGAAGCAATAGATGATTACACCAATTTCCTGGCAGCATCACCATTGGCAAGTGGACAACCTGAAGGTCCAAGATGCCCAAAG GTTCTTGGTGACTTGGTAGAATCCTGTTTGGGGGCTCTCTTCATTGATTGTGGGTTCAACTTGAATCATGTCTGGACTATGATGCTATCATGTCTAGATCCAGTCAAAAACTTGTCTAACCTGCAGATTAGTCCTGTAAAGGAACTGATTGAAATTTGCCAGTCTTACAAGTGGGATCGGGAAATATCAGCGACGAAGAAGGATGGTGCTTTTTCTGTTGAATTAAAAGTGACCAAGAAAGGTAGTTGCCTTACAGCTTCTGCAACTGGTCGGAACAAAAGAGAGAGCACAAAAAAGGCTGCACAGCTGATGATTACATATCTGAAG GCACGTGAGCACATAACAGCAGCAAATCCATTGGAAGATGTTGTGAAGAATAGCATCAGAAATGAAGCTAAATTAATTGGCTACAATGAAGAGCCTATAGATGTTATGGAACTTGATGGGCTGGACGTTGAAAACCTTAATCTCCAAGAAAATTTTGGCGAGAATAGTAAAATAAGCAGCTCATACCTCATCAGGCGAGGTCTCCCCCAGGCACCATCTAAAACAGAAGACAGGCTTCCTCAAAAGACCATCAAGGAAGCAG GTGGATCAAGCAGCAAAACCGCAAAATCCCTCTTGCATGAAACATGTGTTGCTAACTGTTGGAAGCCACCAAACTTTGAATGTTGTGAGGAGGAAGGACCAGGCCACCTGAAATC ATTCACATATAAGGTAATCGTGGAAGTTGAAGATGCCCCCAACATGACATTGGAGTGTTATGGTGATGCTAGACCAACAAAGAAAGGTGCAGCAGAGCATGCTGCCCAAGCTGCTATGTGGTGCCTCAAGCATTCTGGATTCCTTAGCTGA
- the LOC104736107 gene encoding dicer-like protein 4 isoform X1, with protein MREPVDLSLTTTPSKILGKRDRREKNKLLEKNKNKKAKKQRGNCNFFAEEEATKPKQQIHPIPPLTTTTLAAAVTPLHPSSLTMPYCEIGDDFGSQSLDCDADASSDIHLSSSSSSSFSSFSSSSSSSLFSAPGACTDDLSAKMEKDPRKIARRYQVELCKKAVDENIIVYLGTGCGKTHIAVMLIYELGHLVLRPNKSVCIFLAPTVALVEQQAKVVSDSINFKVAVHCGGKRTVKSHSEWEKEISENEVLVMTPQILLHNLQHCFIRMESISLLIFDECHHAQQLSNHPYAEIMKVFYKSESLQQPRIFGMTASPVVGKGSFQSENLSKSINSLENLLNAKVYSVESNAQLDGFVSSPLVKVYYYRSAMTDVSQSTIRYETMLEDIKQRCLASLKLQTDTHQTQNLLNMKRLLKRTHDNLIYTLVNLGIWGAIQAAKIQLNSDHDVQEEPVGENQKLKICDTYLSLAAEVLSSGVAKDENASELLSLAALKEPLFSRKLVQLIEILSVFRLEPHMKCIIFVNRIVTARTLSCILNNLELLRSWKSDFLVGLSSGLKSMSRRSMETILKRFQSKELNLLVATKVGEEGLDIQTCCLVIRYDLPETVTSFIQSRGRARMPQSEYAFLVDSGNEKEMDLIEHFRVNEDRMNLEITSRTSEETCPRHDEELYKVHETGACISGGSSISLLYKYCSRLPHDEFFQPKPEFHFKPGDEFGGTICRIILPANAPISEVVSSVRPSTEAAKKDACLKAVYELHNLGVLNDFLLPDSKDEIEVELSDDEFDFDNVEGEGCSRGELYEMFVPGLFKQKWDPTTSCVNLHSYYIRFVPHPADRLYRKFGFFIKSPLPVEAETMDFNLHLAHQRSVSVMIVPSGVTTFDNNEIRLAEIFQEVALKVLFERQELIPEFVPLELQYSLRTSKSTFYLLLPISLHGAESVISVDWVTIRSCLASPIFKIPSVLVEDIVPPTGSHLKLANGCWNIDDVKNSLVFTTHNKQFYFVADICHGRNGFSPVKKSSTKSHMESTYDLYGVELKHPGQPLLQVKPLFHVRNLLHNRMQKNLEPQELAEYFIEIPPELSQLKIKGFSKDIGSSLSLLPSIMHRMENLLVAIELKHVLSASIPEIAEVSGHRVLEALTTEKCHEHFSLERLEVLGDAFLKFAVSRHLFLLHDWLDEGELTRRRSNVVNNSNLCRLAIKRNLQVYIRDQAFDPNQFFAFGHPCRVACDEGMIKEVHSLNRGPGLSDSDTGEIRCSKGHHWLYKKTIADVVEALVGAFLVDSGFKGAVKFLRWIGVNVDFESVQVRDACIASRRYMPLTTRNNLEALENQLEYTFLHKGLLVQAFIHPSYNRHGGGCYQRLEFLGDAVLDYLMTSYFFTVFPTLKPGQLTDLRSLSVNNKALANVAVNFSLKRFLFCESIYLHEAIDDYTNFLAASPLASGQPEGPRCPKVLGDLVESCLGALFIDCGFNLNHVWTMMLSCLDPVKNLSNLQISPVKELIEICQSYKWDREISATKKDGAFSVELKVTKKGSCLTASATGRNKRESTKKAAQLMITYLKAREHITAANPLEDVVKNSIRNEAKLIGYNEEPIDVMELDGLDVENLNLQENFGENSKISSSYLIRRGLPQAPSKTEDRLPQKTIKEAGGSSSKTAKSLLHETCVANCWKPPNFECCEEEGPGHLKSFTYKVIVEVEDAPNMTLECYGDARPTKKGAAEHAAQAAMWCLKHSGFLS; from the exons ATGCGTGAACCTGTTGACTTGAGCTTGACGACCACTCCCTCGAAGATTTTGGGGAAGCGAgacagaagagagaaaaataagcttttagaaaaaaacaaaaacaaaaaagcgaAAAAGCAGCGTGGAAATTGTAATTTCTTCGCTGAGGAGGAGGCAACAAAGCCAAAACAGCAAATACACCCAATTCCTCCTCTCACCACCACCACTCTTGCTGCTGCTGTCACTCCTCTtcatccttcttctttgacCATGCCGTACTGTGAAATCGGCGACGATTTTGGCTCACAGTCACTCGACTGTGACGCCGATGCTTCTTCCGACATtcacctctcttcttcttcttcttcctctttctcttcgttttcttcttcttcttcttcgtctttgttCTCGGCGCCTGGTGCTTGTACGGATGACCTCTCGGCGAAGATGGAGAAAGACCCTAGGAAAATCGCCAggag GTATCAGGTGGAGCTGTGTAAGAAAGCAGTGGATGAGAACATTATTGTTTACTTGGGAACAGGTTGTGGGAAGACTCACATTGCGGTGATGCTTATATATGAGCTCGGTCACTTGGTTCTTCGTCCTAACAAAAgtgtttgtatttttcttgcTCCCACCGTGGCTTTGGTCGAACAG CAAGCCAAGGTCGTATCAGACTCTATCAACTTCAAAGTTGCAGTACATTGTGGAGGCAAGAGGACTGTGAAGAGCCATTCTGAATGGGAGAAAGAGATTTCAGAGAATGAG GTTCTTGTTATGACTCCACAAATACTTCTGCATAACTTACAGCACTGTTTCATCAGGATGGAGTCTATCTCCCTTCTAATATTTGATGAGTGTCACCATGCTCAACAACTAAGCAACCATCCTTATGCGGAAATCATGAAG GTTTTCTATAAATCAGAAAGTTTACAACAGCCTCGAATATTTGGAATGACTGCATCTCCAGTTGTTGGCAAAG GGTCTTTTCAATCTGAGAATTTATCGAAAAGCATAAATAGCCTTGAAAATTTACTCAATGCCAAG GTTTATTCAGTAGAAAGCAATGCCCAGCTGGATGGTTTTGTTTCATCTCCGTTAGTCAAAGTATATTATTATCGGTCAGCTATGACTGATGTATCTCAATCGACCATCAGATATGAAACCATGCTGGAGGACATCAAACAGCGG TGCTTGGCATCACTTAAGCTGCAGACTGATACCCATCAAACACAAAACCTCCTAAATATGAAAAGGCTTCTCAAAAGAACTCATGATAATCTCATATATACTCTGGTGAATCTTGGCATCTGGGGAGCAATACAG GCTGCTAAAATACAATTGAATAGTGACCATGATGTACAAGAAGAGCCTGTGGGAGAGAATCAGAAGTTAAAGATATGTGATACATATCTTTCTCTGGCTGCTGAGGTCCTCTCCTCTGGTGTTGCTAAAG ATGAAAATGCATCTGAACTCCTCAGCTTAGCGGCGTTGAAGGAACCATTATTCTCTAGAAAGCTAGTTCAATTGATTGAAATCCTTTCGGTATTCAG gctaGAGCCACACATGAAGTGTATAATATTTGTCAATCGGATTGTAACTGCAAGAACGTTGTCATGCATACTAAATAACTTGGAACTGCTACGATCTTGGAAGTCTGATTTCCTTGTTGGACTTAGTTCTGGCCTAAAGAGCATGTCAAGGAGGAGTATGGAAACAATACTTAAACGATTCCAATCTAAAGAG CTCAATTTACTGGTTGCCACTAAAGTTGGTGAAGAAGGCCTTGATATTCAGACATGTTGTCTTGTGATCCGTTATGATTTACCAGAGACTGTTACCAGCTTCATACAGTCCAGGGGCCGTGCTCGAATGCCTCAGTCCGAATATGCCTTTTTAGTGGACAG CGGAAACGAGAAAGAGATGGATCTAATTGAACATTTTAGAGTAAATGAAGATAGAATGAATCTGGAAATTACTTCCAGAACGTCAGAGGAAACTTGTCCTAGACATGATGAGGAGTTATACAAAGTTCATGAGACAGGAGCTTGTATCAGTGGTGGAAGTAGCATCTCCCTTCTCTATAAATATTGTTCTAGGCTTCCACATGATGA GTTTTTTCAGCCAAAGCCAGAGTTTCATTTCAAACCTGGTGACGAATTTGGTGGAACTATCTGTCGCATAATTTTACCTGCTAATGCTCCTATAAGTGAAGTTGTCAGTTCGGTACGACCTTCAACTGAAGCTGCCAAAAAGGATGCTTGTCTAAAGGCTGTGTACGAGTTGCACAACTTGGGTGTGCTTAACGATTTTCTATTGCCAGATTCAAAGGATGAAATTGAGGTTGAATTGTCAgatgatgaatttgattttgataacGTCGAAG GTGAAGGCTGTTCACGAGGTGAACTGTATGAGATGTTTGTTCCTGGCTTGTTTAAACAAAAGTGGGATCCTACAACAAGTTGTGTCAATCTTCATTCTTACTACATAAGGTTTGTGCCTCATCCCGCGGATAGGCTCTACAGaaagtttggttttttcatTAAGTCACCTCTTCCCGTTGAGGCTGAGACTATGGATTTCAATCTTCACCTTGCTCATCAAAGATCTGTAAGTGTGATGATTGTTCCATCAGGAGTCACCACATTCGACAACAATGAG ATAAGGCTAGCAGAGATTTTTCAGGAGGTTGCCCTGAAGGTTCTTTTTGAGCGGCAGGAGCTCATTCCGGAATTTGTTCCCTTAGAACTGCAATACTCTCTTAGAACAAGCAAATCTACCTTCTACCTTCTTCTTCCAATCAGTCTGCATGGTGCAGAAAGTGTTATATCTGTAGATTGGGTGACTATCAGAAGCTGCTTGGCATCACCAATCTTTAAGATTCCATCTGTTTTAGTGGAAGATATAGTTCCTCCTACAGGCTCTCATCTAAAGCTCGCAAATGGCTGCTGGAATATTGATGATGTGAAGAACAGCTTGGTTTTTACTACCCACAATAAACAATTTTACTTTGTTGCTGATATCTGCCATGGAAGAAATGGTTTTAGTCCTGTTAAGAAATCAAGCACCAAAAGCCATATGGAGAGCACATATGATTT GTATGGCGTGGAACTCAAGCATCCTGGACAGCCACTCTTGCAGGTGAAACCACTTTTTCATGTTCGGAACTTGCTTCACAACCGAATGCAGAAGAATTTGG AACCACAAGAACTTGCGGAATACTTCATAGAGATTCCTCCCGAGCTTTCTCAGTTAAAGATAAAAGGATTTTCTAAAGACATCGGAAGCTCGTTATCCTTGCTACCGTCAATCATGCATCGTATGGAAAATTTACTTGTGGCTATCGAACTGAAACATGTGCTGTCTGCTTCGATCCCTGAGATAGCTGAAGTTTCTGGTCACAGA GTACTCGAAGCTCTCACAACAGAGAAATGTCATGAGCACTTTTCTCTTGAAAGGCTTGAGGTGCTTGGTGATGCATTCCTCAAGTTTGCGGTTAGCCGACACCTTTTTCTACTCCATGATTGGCTTGATGAAGGAGAGTTGACTCGAAGACGCTCTAACGTTGTTAACAATTCCAATTTGTGTAGGCTTGCAATCAAGAGAAATTTGCAG GTCTACATCCGGGATCAAGCATTCGATCCTAATCAGTTCTTTGCATTTGGCCATCCATGCAGAGTAGCCTGTGACGAAGGAATGATAAAAGAGGTTCATTCCTTGAATAGGGGTCCTGGGCTTTCGGATTCAGATACTGGTGAAATCAGATGTAGCAAAGGCCATCATTGGTTGTACAAGAAAACAATTGCTGATGTGGTTGAGGCTCTTGTGGGAGCTTTCTTAGTTGACAGTGGCTTCAAAGGTGCCGTGAAATTTCTTAGGTGGATTGGTGTAAATGTTGATTTTGAATCCGTGCAAGTACGAGATGCTTGTATTGCAAGCAGGCGCTACATGCCACTCACTACTCGCAATAATTTGGAGGCCCTTGAAAACCAGCTTGAATATACGTTCCTCCACAAAGGTCTACTTGTACAAGCCTTTATCCATCCATCTTACAACAGGCATGGAGGAGGCTGCTACCag AGATTGGAGTTTCTTGGGGATGCTGTTCTGGACTACTTGATGACATCCTATTTTTTCACAGTCTTCCCGACACTGAAACCTGGTCAACTGACAGATCTAAGATCGCTCTCAGTAAATAATAAGGCGCTGGCAAATGTTGCTGTCAATTTTTCGCTAAAGAGATTTCTATTTTGCGAGTCCATTTATCTCCATGAAGCAATAGATGATTACACCAATTTCCTGGCAGCATCACCATTGGCAAGTGGACAACCTGAAGGTCCAAGATGCCCAAAG GTTCTTGGTGACTTGGTAGAATCCTGTTTGGGGGCTCTCTTCATTGATTGTGGGTTCAACTTGAATCATGTCTGGACTATGATGCTATCATGTCTAGATCCAGTCAAAAACTTGTCTAACCTGCAGATTAGTCCTGTAAAGGAACTGATTGAAATTTGCCAGTCTTACAAGTGGGATCGGGAAATATCAGCGACGAAGAAGGATGGTGCTTTTTCTGTTGAATTAAAAGTGACCAAGAAAGGTAGTTGCCTTACAGCTTCTGCAACTGGTCGGAACAAAAGAGAGAGCACAAAAAAGGCTGCACAGCTGATGATTACATATCTGAAG GCACGTGAGCACATAACAGCAGCAAATCCATTGGAAGATGTTGTGAAGAATAGCATCAGAAATGAAGCTAAATTAATTGGCTACAATGAAGAGCCTATAGATGTTATGGAACTTGATGGGCTGGACGTTGAAAACCTTAATCTCCAAGAAAATTTTGGCGAGAATAGTAAAATAAGCAGCTCATACCTCATCAGGCGAGGTCTCCCCCAGGCACCATCTAAAACAGAAGACAGGCTTCCTCAAAAGACCATCAAGGAAGCAG GTGGATCAAGCAGCAAAACCGCAAAATCCCTCTTGCATGAAACATGTGTTGCTAACTGTTGGAAGCCACCAAACTTTGAATGTTGTGAGGAGGAAGGACCAGGCCACCTGAAATC ATTCACATATAAGGTAATCGTGGAAGTTGAAGATGCCCCCAACATGACATTGGAGTGTTATGGTGATGCTAGACCAACAAAGAAAGGTGCAGCAGAGCATGCTGCCCAAGCTGCTATGTGGTGCCTCAAGCATTCTGGATTCCTTAGCTGA